A window of the Salvelinus alpinus chromosome 3, SLU_Salpinus.1, whole genome shotgun sequence genome harbors these coding sequences:
- the LOC139569698 gene encoding D(5)-like dopamine receptor — translation MEKSDNQTAGAETDSSGRSVRALIGCVLFILIVSTLLGNTLVCAAVIKFRHLRSKVTNFFVISLAVSDLFVAVLVMPWKAMSEVAGCWIFGSFCDTWIAFDIMCSTASILNLCIISMDRYWAISSPFRYERKMTHRFAFVMIGVAWTLSILISFIPVQLNWHKAEEENATGNDINEIEDCNASLNSTYAISSSLISFYIPVVIMVGTYTRIYRIAQTQIRRISSLERAVEHAQNNQQATEQTNSLKRTFKKETKVLKTLSIIMGVFVFCWLPFFVVNCIVPFCDINNVGDRLCVSNTTFNMFVWFGWANSSLNPVIYAFNADFRKAFSTILGCNRYCSSSTVEAVNFSNELVSYHHDTTLQRDTNITASAHCAQRQPVVSHGEDLDVPFDKVSIISDVSRNPRNLILPATLQFECEAEISLDMMPFPSTGPSECCVIPGQIEDM, via the coding sequence ATGGAGAAATCTGACAACCAAACCGCAGGTGCTGAAACGGACAGCTCCGGGCGCAGCGTCCGTGCGCTCATCGGCTGCGTCCTGTTCATCCTGATCGTTTCAACGCTTCTTGGGAATACACTCGTTTGCGCCGCGGTGATCAAATTTAGACACCTTCGATCTAAAGTTACCAACTTTTTTGTCATCTCGTTGGCGGTATCAGATCTATTCGTGGCCGTTCTTGTGATGCCGTGGAAGGCTATGTCTGAGGTGGCCGGCTGCTGGATCTTCGGCAGCTTCTGTGATACCTGGATAGCTTTTGACATCATGTGCTCCACCGCGTCAATTCTCAATCTTTGTATAATAAGTATGGACAGATACTGGGCAATTTCGAGCCCTTTTCGATATGAGCGTAAAATGACCCATCGGTTTGCCTTCGTTATGATCGGAGTGGCATGGACCCTCTCTATTCTTATCTCCTTCATTCCAGTTCAGCTCAATTGGCACAAAGCAGAGGAGGAAAATGCAACAGGGAACGACATTAATGAAATCGAGGACTGCAACGCAAGCTTGAATAGCACATATGCCATATCTTCCTCACTGATAAGTTTTTACATTCCAGTTGTTATTATGGTTGGCACTTACACCCGGATCTACCGGATTGCGCAAACCCAGATCCGGAGAATATCATCGCTGGAGAGAGCCGTGGAACACGCGCAGAACAATCAGCAAGCAACCGAGCAAACAAACTCCTTAAAAAGAACTTTTAAAAAAGAAACGAAAGTTTTAAAGACACTTTCTATCATTATGGGAGTTTTTGTATTTTGCTGGTTACCTTTTTTTGTGGTCAACTGCATAGTACCTTTTTGTGACATCAATAATGTTGGTGATCGCCTGTGTGTAAGTAACACCACTTTTAACATGTTTGTGTGGTTTGGATGGGCCAACTCATCGTTAAACCCAGTTATATACGCATTTAATGCTGATTTCAGGAAAGCATTCTCCACCATTCTGGGCTGCAATAGATACTGTTCCAGTTCTACTGTAGAAGCTGTCAATTTCAGCAACGAGTTGGTGTCTTACCACCACGACACTACGCTCCAGAGAGACACAAATATCACTGCCTCTGCGCACTGTGCTCAACGCCAGCCCGTGGTCTCACACGGTGAAGACTTGGACGTACCGTTTGACAAAGTCTCCATTATCTCGGATGTTTCACGTAACCCAAGAAACCTTATCCTGCCTGCAACACTGCAGTTTGAATGTGAAGCAGAAATATCCTTAGATATGATGCCTTTCCCCTCAACTGGGCCCAGTGAGTGCTGTGTGATTCCAGGTCAAATTGAGGATATGTGA